From the genome of Streptomyces sp. NBC_00659, one region includes:
- the fxsA gene encoding FxSxx-COOH cyclophane-containing RiPP peptide, whose protein sequence is MPDPAELPELLDLDLAELRTVQHPVLAEVLADLRTRSGQPSEILWGFNSAF, encoded by the coding sequence GTGCCGGATCCGGCGGAGCTTCCCGAGCTGCTGGACCTGGATCTGGCGGAGCTGCGGACCGTTCAACACCCGGTGCTGGCAGAGGTACTGGCCGATCTGCGGACGCGGTCCGGACAGCCGAGCGAGATCCTGTGGGGGTTCAACAGCGCTTTCTGA
- a CDS encoding CU044_2847 family protein yields the protein MSDAVTRIARIEMPDGTPVWARISGADELEDPGGELSLTDVGFAERVEAQVESLHAVITGVARSLAAPLRAVRPDEVSVEFGIELTAKAGKVVGLLADGEAKAGITVTLTWNGAPPDLEGDGTGVPHAGPPGPAGDGTATPHAGASPGAPAHGGATDPSGGGGA from the coding sequence ATGAGTGACGCGGTGACGCGCATCGCACGGATCGAGATGCCCGACGGAACACCGGTGTGGGCCCGGATCTCGGGGGCCGACGAACTGGAGGATCCCGGCGGCGAGCTGTCGCTGACGGACGTCGGCTTCGCGGAGCGTGTCGAGGCGCAGGTCGAGAGCCTGCACGCGGTGATCACCGGCGTCGCGCGCTCGCTCGCCGCCCCGCTGCGCGCGGTGCGGCCCGACGAGGTCAGCGTCGAGTTCGGCATCGAGCTGACGGCGAAGGCCGGCAAGGTGGTCGGGCTGCTCGCGGACGGCGAGGCCAAGGCGGGCATCACCGTGACGCTCACCTGGAACGGTGCGCCGCCCGACCTGGAAGGAGATGGGACCGGCGTCCCCCACGCGGGGCCACCCGGTCCGGCGGGGGACGGGACCGCCACCCCGCACGCGGGCGCGTCTCCCGGCGCCCCGGCGCACGGTGGAGCCACCGACCCCTCCGGCGGGGGCGGAGCATGA
- a CDS encoding SAV_2336 N-terminal domain-related protein, with translation MTGGDPIAELIARIRQAGLDPDARQLADALWLARWSRPPDRAGTEWGSAPASGHKGAAEDPAAGRRDTRREERPPPGDRPAPARRDTETDRRVALYPVPRDGAPRGYGQGRSAVLPVGVPAAPAFPSPLELQRALRPLQGYRTAAPPLREVLDETETAERTARAGGLVLPVFRGVTRADATLQLVMDASSSMRVWDRMFAELEQVFSGLGAFRDIQVSHLHQGPDGEPAVSRSPEPGTAPLHSADRLSDPTGRRVTLLVSDCAGPLWHSGHAHRLLHHLSRLGPAAVLQPLPQRMWNRTRLPVSYGELTRGEALAGAATLKVRLPAGTPPEARDGALPVPVLPPEPAALGAWARLLSGAGAGPVAGAVGWVRRHHESARSTRPGRRMSGLELVSRFRSNASKTAGRLAGYLAAAPLSLPVMQLVQRTMLPDSGPAELAEVLLSGLVSRARTEEYGADGTQWYEFAPGAQEALLSPLGLDEAMLVLKHCSEYIEHRFGKGGPNFPALALAQLGEGGSGPPFSPGAGYPGENGDNGGATLVPQPFAEVAARVLERFMPLPEHFATYAPARGPDGPPDQRPTHPAVHRARSLAGQFGSDGMVQDLIDAVQLLRGATEHEPVPGADPELWAEYANCVLLLWEVQGGADLLREAEAAAERAVAHPRALRERASLARVLHAAATDRRRRGDRRGALDLLQRADREYAVACAAPELDAAEALRLTLERVRALEAQWRLGGDSALLQGAVGMLEAFADAWPDRRSRPTGLPLAHGRVLLRLSGATADHEQARLYAEQGARSLRAALETGPEDTPAAGESSRVRILLDLVDALLRSGGALDDARDHVEEALALTREQGLRSALLVRAGRIHVARYADTGDPRELQDAAARFEQASRGVPRDAPAHADVLAEWGEALLRHAVPDQGRAPSESLYRAIRVLRDCRTETPAGSTELAHRLLLLGRALMLRYRARGDRVDLREAEHLFGLAALEDGPPLTTARCWLELGQAQIEAYQSLGRKARLDEAVDAFRAAAESAREAEEEAETERMRQEAVELAARAQHWRGMSYEAAARPRAAREAYRAARTEWSRLPDGVASTGEPTARQTAQRLAELE, from the coding sequence ATGACCGGCGGCGACCCGATCGCCGAACTCATCGCCCGGATACGGCAGGCCGGGCTGGATCCCGATGCCCGCCAACTGGCCGACGCCCTGTGGCTGGCGCGCTGGTCGCGCCCGCCGGACCGGGCCGGGACCGAGTGGGGGAGCGCGCCGGCGTCCGGTCACAAGGGGGCGGCCGAGGACCCCGCCGCCGGGCGCCGGGACACGCGGCGGGAGGAACGGCCACCGCCCGGCGACCGGCCCGCACCGGCCCGGCGGGACACGGAGACGGACCGGCGCGTCGCGCTGTACCCGGTGCCGCGCGACGGCGCGCCGCGCGGCTACGGGCAGGGCCGGTCGGCGGTGCTGCCGGTCGGCGTACCCGCCGCGCCCGCGTTCCCCTCCCCGCTCGAACTCCAGCGCGCATTACGCCCGTTGCAGGGCTACCGCACCGCGGCACCGCCCCTGCGTGAAGTCCTCGACGAGACCGAGACCGCCGAACGCACCGCCCGGGCCGGCGGACTGGTCCTGCCGGTGTTCCGCGGGGTGACCCGGGCCGACGCCACCCTCCAGCTCGTCATGGACGCCTCCTCGTCCATGCGCGTGTGGGACCGGATGTTCGCCGAACTGGAGCAGGTCTTCAGCGGGCTCGGCGCCTTCCGGGACATCCAGGTCAGCCACCTCCACCAGGGCCCGGACGGAGAACCCGCCGTCAGCCGCAGCCCCGAGCCCGGCACGGCCCCCCTGCACTCCGCCGACCGGCTGAGCGACCCGACAGGCCGCCGCGTCACCCTCCTCGTCAGCGACTGCGCCGGCCCCCTGTGGCACAGCGGCCACGCCCACAGGCTCCTGCACCACCTGTCCCGGCTCGGCCCCGCCGCCGTACTCCAGCCGCTGCCGCAGCGCATGTGGAACCGCACCCGGCTTCCGGTGTCGTACGGCGAACTGACCCGCGGCGAAGCCCTCGCGGGCGCCGCCACACTCAAGGTCCGGCTGCCCGCGGGCACCCCGCCGGAAGCACGCGACGGCGCGCTCCCCGTGCCCGTCCTGCCGCCCGAGCCCGCCGCGCTCGGCGCCTGGGCACGCCTGCTGTCCGGAGCCGGCGCCGGACCCGTGGCCGGTGCCGTCGGCTGGGTGCGCAGGCACCACGAGTCCGCCCGGAGCACCCGGCCCGGACGCCGCATGTCCGGGCTCGAACTGGTCAGCCGGTTCCGCTCCAACGCCTCCAAGACCGCCGGACGACTGGCCGGCTATCTGGCCGCCGCCCCGCTCAGCCTCCCCGTGATGCAACTCGTCCAGCGCACCATGCTCCCCGACTCCGGGCCCGCCGAACTGGCCGAGGTCCTGCTCAGCGGTCTGGTCTCACGCGCCAGGACCGAGGAGTACGGCGCGGACGGCACCCAGTGGTACGAGTTCGCGCCCGGCGCCCAGGAAGCCCTGCTGTCCCCGCTGGGCCTCGACGAGGCCATGCTGGTGCTCAAGCACTGCTCCGAATACATCGAGCACCGCTTCGGCAAGGGAGGCCCCAACTTCCCCGCCCTGGCGCTCGCACAGCTCGGCGAGGGCGGCTCCGGACCGCCGTTCTCGCCCGGCGCCGGATATCCGGGCGAGAACGGCGACAACGGCGGCGCCACCCTCGTACCCCAGCCCTTCGCCGAGGTCGCCGCACGGGTACTGGAGCGATTCATGCCGCTGCCGGAACACTTCGCCACCTACGCGCCGGCCCGCGGCCCCGACGGCCCGCCCGACCAGCGGCCCACCCACCCCGCCGTGCACAGGGCCCGCTCACTGGCCGGCCAGTTCGGCAGCGACGGCATGGTGCAGGACCTCATCGACGCCGTCCAGCTCCTGCGCGGCGCGACCGAACACGAACCGGTCCCCGGCGCCGACCCGGAACTGTGGGCCGAGTACGCCAACTGCGTACTGCTGCTGTGGGAGGTACAGGGCGGCGCGGACCTGCTGCGCGAGGCGGAGGCCGCCGCCGAACGCGCCGTCGCGCACCCCCGCGCCCTGCGCGAGAGGGCCAGCCTGGCCAGGGTGCTGCACGCCGCCGCCACCGACCGCAGGCGGCGCGGCGACCGGCGCGGCGCGCTCGACCTGCTGCAACGCGCCGACCGCGAGTACGCGGTGGCCTGCGCCGCGCCCGAACTGGACGCCGCCGAGGCCCTGCGGCTCACCCTGGAGCGGGTCCGGGCGCTGGAGGCGCAGTGGCGCCTCGGCGGCGACAGCGCGCTCCTCCAGGGCGCGGTCGGCATGCTGGAGGCGTTCGCCGACGCCTGGCCCGACCGGCGCAGCCGCCCCACGGGACTCCCGCTCGCCCACGGCCGTGTCCTGCTGCGCCTGTCGGGCGCCACGGCCGATCACGAACAGGCCAGGCTGTACGCGGAGCAGGGCGCGCGCTCCCTGCGCGCCGCCCTGGAAACCGGCCCCGAGGACACGCCCGCCGCCGGTGAGTCCTCGCGCGTCCGTATCCTCCTCGATCTCGTCGACGCGCTCCTGAGGTCCGGCGGCGCGCTGGACGACGCCCGCGACCATGTCGAGGAGGCGCTGGCCCTGACCCGCGAACAGGGGCTGCGTTCCGCCCTGCTGGTGCGCGCCGGGCGCATCCACGTCGCCCGGTACGCCGACACGGGCGACCCGCGCGAACTCCAGGACGCCGCCGCACGGTTCGAGCAGGCCTCCCGCGGAGTGCCCCGGGACGCCCCCGCGCACGCGGACGTCCTCGCCGAATGGGGCGAGGCACTGCTGCGGCACGCCGTGCCGGATCAGGGACGCGCCCCGAGCGAATCGCTGTACCGGGCCATCCGCGTGCTGCGGGACTGCCGCACCGAGACACCGGCGGGCAGCACCGAACTCGCCCACCGCCTGCTGCTGCTCGGCCGCGCGCTGATGCTGCGCTACCGCGCCCGCGGTGACCGGGTCGACCTGCGGGAGGCCGAGCACCTGTTCGGCCTCGCGGCCCTTGAGGACGGCCCGCCGCTCACCACCGCCCGCTGCTGGCTGGAGCTCGGACAGGCCCAGATCGAGGCGTACCAGAGCCTCGGCCGCAAGGCGCGGCTCGACGAGGCCGTCGACGCCTTCCGGGCCGCGGCCGAGTCGGCCCGCGAGGCCGAGGAGGAGGCCGAGACGGAGCGCATGCGCCAGGAAGCCGTGGAACTGGCCGCTCGGGCACAGCACTGGCGGGGTATGTCCTATGAAGCGGCGGCGCGTCCGCGTGCCGCGCGCGAGGCCTACCGGGCCGCCCGGACCGAGTGGTCCCGGCTGCCGGACGGTGTCGCGAGCACGGGCGAGCCGACGGCCCGGCAGACGGCACAGCGGCTGGCCGAGCTGGAGTGA
- a CDS encoding aKG-HExxH-type peptide beta-hydroxylase, which translates to MILPAVPDRAVDELGRTEGGPETLGLLVRDQHTRRLLLLRAVLDAAESAGPGVCPAAALARLREDWALLEEAERLEPSAHRRGRPYRDGPVSGRPDGSVPVSEGPRGSVPVSEGPRGSVPVSEGGAVPGNRPPPSPVRALLLHPLTGPWARDTLRALRSGTGPLTGRDTREPARALAHFGSLAAVAAARAGVSYAVRLTAHDGVLTLPSLGALRTGGPGSGETEVAVVHRRGRLTLRRPGEADVVVRLQSGAGAWSEAAAWTSAYTLPGLVLDSAAVPLDDLDPYRTARGGPRPDTLSGPAVLDEADRKHWLHTWSGTAAALGLGGERRLAEAVTLLRCLVPLAAPPGSVPGGAGGSCSGTRREAFGAVLSSAPATATVFAATLVHEIQHTKLAALSEMMTLHHAGPEARHFAPWRPDPRPYDNLLQGAYSHLALADFFQRSALAATLPTLRDAAWAEHARYQAQVGAVLPALVGSGDLTVRGRKFVDRMVEVYERLAEQPPPRGHAARATAYVQAARALWTRRHAPGE; encoded by the coding sequence GTGATCCTGCCGGCGGTCCCGGACCGGGCCGTGGACGAACTCGGCCGCACCGAAGGCGGTCCCGAGACCCTCGGGCTTCTCGTCCGCGACCAGCACACCCGACGGCTGCTCCTGCTCCGCGCGGTCCTCGACGCGGCCGAGTCGGCCGGCCCGGGCGTCTGCCCCGCCGCCGCCCTGGCCCGGCTGCGCGAGGACTGGGCCCTGCTGGAGGAGGCCGAACGCCTGGAGCCGTCCGCCCACCGCCGGGGACGGCCGTACCGGGACGGTCCGGTGTCCGGGCGGCCGGACGGGTCCGTGCCGGTGTCCGAGGGGCCGCGTGGGTCCGTGCCGGTGTCCGAGGGGCCGCGTGGGTCCGTGCCGGTGTCCGAGGGGGGTGCGGTGCCCGGGAACCGTCCACCGCCGTCCCCTGTCCGGGCCCTCCTCCTCCACCCGTTGACCGGTCCATGGGCCCGGGACACCCTGCGCGCGCTCAGGTCCGGAACGGGCCCGCTCACGGGCCGGGACACCCGTGAACCGGCCCGCGCGCTCGCCCACTTCGGGTCACTCGCCGCCGTCGCCGCCGCGCGGGCCGGGGTGTCCTACGCGGTACGGCTGACGGCTCACGACGGTGTGCTGACGCTGCCCTCGCTCGGCGCGCTGCGCACCGGCGGTCCCGGTTCCGGGGAGACGGAGGTGGCCGTCGTGCACCGGAGGGGGCGGCTGACGCTCCGGCGGCCCGGCGAGGCGGACGTGGTCGTCCGCCTGCAGAGCGGTGCCGGCGCCTGGTCGGAGGCCGCCGCCTGGACGTCGGCGTACACGCTGCCCGGTCTCGTGCTGGACTCCGCCGCCGTACCGCTGGACGACCTCGACCCCTATCGGACCGCGCGCGGCGGACCCCGCCCGGACACCCTGAGCGGCCCGGCCGTCCTCGACGAAGCCGACCGCAAGCACTGGCTGCACACCTGGTCGGGCACCGCCGCGGCGCTCGGACTCGGCGGCGAGCGGCGCCTCGCGGAAGCGGTGACCCTGCTCCGCTGTCTGGTCCCGCTGGCCGCCCCGCCCGGCTCGGTGCCGGGCGGCGCCGGCGGAAGCTGCAGCGGCACCCGGCGGGAGGCCTTCGGCGCGGTGCTCAGCAGCGCGCCGGCGACGGCGACCGTGTTCGCGGCCACCCTCGTCCACGAGATCCAGCACACCAAACTCGCCGCGCTCAGCGAGATGATGACGCTCCATCACGCAGGTCCGGAAGCACGCCACTTCGCACCCTGGCGCCCCGATCCACGCCCCTACGACAACCTTTTGCAGGGCGCCTACTCCCACCTCGCGCTGGCGGACTTCTTCCAGCGCAGCGCGCTCGCCGCCACGCTCCCCACCCTCCGGGACGCCGCCTGGGCGGAGCACGCGCGCTATCAGGCACAGGTCGGGGCCGTCCTGCCGGCGCTCGTCGGATCGGGTGATCTCACCGTGCGGGGACGCAAGTTCGTCGACCGCATGGTCGAGGTGTACGAACGGCTCGCCGAGCAGCCGCCGCCGCGCGGACACGCGGCGCGCGCGACGGCGTACGTACAGGCGGCCCGGGCGCTGTGGACCCGGCGCCACGCACCGGGCGAATGA
- a CDS encoding VMAP-C domain-containing protein — MTDGHAPGAPGGPGNAHRALRDLVMAATVRIHRAGPGYALDEPGTFLGSGFFIAPNWVLTCAHVVRSGEGNEVRVVYERGPGRGTSAVTGEVATVLPDRAGLPARGTWPSPDLALVRLREPVDHDCAYVTERPAAYYEEGVVLYSGWSVVGGELRRLSGTCTVQGTLGGWSDDEQIRLGGDVLPPGVSGGPVVDPVRGEVVGVLKSRTDRGLGGTCTGVEQLRSLPVPAEETAAEHDDPYHAVFHAHDRYHRDRQRHPDTDRSTWADVQNQLGARPGRALSPEERTQLLGRLADLPPPASTRALLGLLESLLGDQAAIPHPAPRGWRDGLGALYESSRQDAALDLVLDYAMRAMSADRPFVTPGTRAAERALWEWVRQTAEGRPGPAYRRRLGQQWIERLQVAPRGPSAAEAEAAHGTAYGAGRAPRLFVLLELEQLGWEPGRCDWHVSVGRPTGEVVRLRDGERTPLEELPAVLAPVLTEAFRQCDEPGRPADLQVALPHLLLGLDVDTWQFGPDEVPLGAHRPVVVRCADREQLPEPADAAARAGKTLPADEERHEREARWRWIHEHGAQAEVLDCEDGLRVPVPVAESLRGLPHKTVPVLCRYGDHRFEDDPVALVRIVHGGYGVALWRRWRGQSEAVCGEFHRRAGDTVAGAGGADRLPELVHALRAGLREGRPETYWAHGIALFYDDPRRPLPGTGDLLEAP; from the coding sequence ATGACGGACGGGCACGCCCCGGGCGCACCGGGCGGCCCCGGAAACGCTCACCGTGCGCTGCGTGATCTCGTCATGGCCGCCACCGTGCGCATCCATCGCGCGGGCCCCGGGTATGCCCTCGACGAACCCGGCACGTTCCTCGGGAGCGGCTTCTTCATCGCTCCGAACTGGGTTCTGACCTGCGCACATGTGGTCCGGAGCGGGGAGGGGAACGAGGTGCGGGTGGTGTACGAGAGAGGGCCGGGCCGCGGTACGTCCGCGGTCACCGGCGAGGTCGCGACGGTCCTCCCGGACCGCGCGGGGCTCCCGGCGCGCGGCACCTGGCCGTCCCCCGACCTCGCCCTGGTACGGCTGCGCGAGCCGGTGGACCACGACTGCGCGTACGTCACCGAACGCCCGGCCGCCTACTACGAGGAGGGCGTCGTCCTGTACTCCGGCTGGTCCGTGGTCGGCGGGGAGCTGCGCCGGCTGAGCGGCACCTGCACGGTCCAGGGCACGCTCGGCGGCTGGTCCGACGACGAGCAGATCCGCCTCGGCGGCGACGTGCTGCCGCCCGGCGTCTCGGGCGGGCCGGTCGTCGACCCCGTACGCGGTGAGGTCGTCGGAGTCCTGAAGTCGCGCACGGACCGGGGGCTCGGCGGCACCTGCACGGGGGTGGAGCAGTTACGGTCCCTGCCGGTGCCGGCCGAGGAGACGGCCGCCGAGCACGACGATCCGTACCACGCCGTCTTCCACGCCCACGACCGCTACCACCGGGACCGGCAGCGCCACCCGGACACCGACCGCAGCACCTGGGCCGACGTCCAGAACCAGCTCGGCGCCCGGCCCGGCCGCGCCCTGAGCCCCGAGGAGCGGACGCAGCTGCTCGGCAGGCTCGCCGATCTGCCGCCGCCGGCCAGCACCCGCGCCCTGCTCGGCCTGCTCGAATCCCTCCTGGGCGACCAGGCGGCGATCCCGCATCCGGCTCCGCGCGGCTGGCGCGACGGACTCGGGGCGCTGTACGAGAGCTCGCGCCAGGACGCCGCCCTCGACCTCGTCCTCGACTACGCCATGCGGGCGATGTCCGCCGACCGCCCCTTCGTCACACCGGGCACCCGGGCCGCCGAACGGGCGCTGTGGGAGTGGGTGCGGCAGACCGCCGAGGGCCGTCCGGGCCCCGCGTACCGGCGCCGCCTCGGTCAACAGTGGATCGAACGGCTCCAGGTGGCGCCCCGTGGCCCCTCGGCGGCGGAAGCAGAGGCGGCGCACGGCACCGCGTACGGCGCCGGCCGTGCGCCCCGTCTCTTCGTCCTGCTCGAACTGGAGCAGCTGGGCTGGGAGCCGGGCCGCTGCGACTGGCACGTCTCGGTGGGCCGACCGACCGGAGAGGTGGTGCGGCTGCGTGACGGCGAACGCACCCCGCTGGAGGAGCTGCCGGCCGTTCTCGCACCCGTCCTGACGGAAGCCTTCCGTCAGTGCGACGAACCCGGACGGCCCGCCGACCTCCAGGTGGCCCTGCCCCATCTGCTGCTCGGACTCGACGTCGACACCTGGCAGTTCGGGCCGGACGAAGTGCCGCTCGGCGCCCACCGGCCCGTCGTCGTGCGCTGCGCCGACCGGGAACAGCTTCCCGAGCCCGCCGACGCGGCCGCCCGGGCCGGAAAGACGCTCCCGGCCGACGAGGAGCGGCACGAGCGGGAGGCCCGCTGGCGGTGGATCCACGAGCACGGCGCACAGGCCGAAGTACTCGACTGCGAGGACGGGTTGCGGGTACCCGTACCAGTGGCGGAGTCGTTGCGCGGCCTGCCGCACAAGACCGTTCCCGTGCTCTGCCGCTACGGCGACCACCGGTTCGAGGACGACCCGGTCGCGCTCGTGCGGATCGTGCACGGCGGATACGGCGTCGCCCTGTGGCGGCGCTGGCGGGGGCAGTCCGAAGCGGTCTGCGGCGAGTTCCACCGAAGAGCCGGCGACACGGTGGCGGGCGCGGGCGGCGCGGACCGCCTTCCCGAACTGGTGCACGCCCTGCGGGCCGGGCTGCGCGAGGGCCGGCCGGAGACCTACTGGGCCCATGGGATCGCCCTGTTCTACGACGACCCGCGCCGGCCCCTGCCCGGGACCGGGGACCTGCTGGAGGCGCCATGA
- a CDS encoding FxsB family cyclophane-forming radical SAM/SPASM peptide maturase has protein sequence MHGRCNLACRYCYLYEGPDRTWRGRPTAAPPGVLERTASRIGEHARAHGLTALSLVLHGGEPLLAGVDTLARFTGLVRDRVPDGCTVHATVQTNATLLTERRLAVLAGHDIRVGISLDGGLPEHNTLRTDHAGRPSWPAAARGARLVAERHPEAYAGILTVVDPTTDPVELYESLLALRPPALDLLLPHGNWSAPPPHREGPGTPYGDWLCAVFDRWWQAGRRETRVRLFEECVALLLGLPAATESLGLAPFDAVVVETDGSIEQVDSLKSCYEGAARTGLDVFRNSFDQALRHPGVAARQAGAASLAAACRACPLLTVCGGGHYAHRYRAGHGFTNPSVYCADLQRFIPHVAGRLAGAAVSAASEGDVP, from the coding sequence ATGCACGGCCGCTGCAACCTGGCCTGCCGCTACTGCTACCTCTACGAGGGCCCCGACCGCACCTGGCGCGGCCGCCCCACCGCGGCCCCGCCCGGCGTCCTGGAGCGGACCGCGTCGAGGATCGGCGAACACGCCCGCGCCCACGGCCTGACGGCTCTGTCCCTGGTCCTGCACGGAGGTGAACCGCTGCTGGCGGGCGTGGACACCCTCGCCCGGTTCACCGGCCTCGTCCGCGACCGGGTCCCGGACGGCTGCACCGTGCACGCCACCGTCCAGACCAACGCCACCCTGCTCACCGAGCGGCGGCTCGCCGTCCTGGCCGGGCACGACATCCGCGTCGGCATCAGCCTGGACGGCGGCCTGCCCGAGCACAACACGCTGCGCACCGACCACGCCGGCCGCCCGTCCTGGCCCGCGGCCGCACGCGGCGCACGCCTGGTCGCCGAACGCCATCCGGAGGCGTACGCCGGGATCCTCACCGTCGTGGACCCCACCACGGACCCGGTCGAGCTGTACGAGTCGCTGCTCGCGCTGCGGCCGCCGGCCCTCGACCTGCTGCTCCCGCACGGCAACTGGTCCGCGCCGCCACCCCACCGGGAGGGCCCGGGAACTCCCTACGGCGACTGGCTGTGCGCCGTCTTCGACCGCTGGTGGCAGGCCGGGCGACGCGAGACGCGGGTACGGCTCTTCGAGGAGTGCGTCGCGCTGCTCCTCGGGCTGCCCGCCGCCACCGAGTCCCTCGGCCTCGCGCCCTTCGACGCCGTCGTCGTCGAGACGGACGGCTCCATCGAGCAGGTCGACTCCCTCAAGTCCTGTTACGAGGGGGCGGCCAGGACCGGCCTCGACGTCTTCCGGAACAGTTTCGACCAGGCCCTGCGCCACCCCGGCGTCGCGGCCCGGCAGGCGGGCGCCGCCTCGCTGGCCGCGGCCTGCCGGGCCTGCCCCCTGCTCACCGTGTGCGGCGGCGGACACTACGCGCATCGATACCGGGCCGGACACGGCTTCACCAACCCGTCCGTGTACTGCGCCGACCTCCAGCGCTTCATCCCCCATGTCGCGGGGAGGCTGGCCGGGGCCGCCGTCTCCGCCGCTTCCGAAGGAGACGTCCCGTGA
- a CDS encoding AAA family ATPase, translated as MTDSSEWLIYRGAGEPHDGLNRLPAPPPWRDFASRDAAGSDGDGSEDRRLGAYRHLAELHRPGAEELEMINAALYLRRPLLVTGSPGAGKSTLAHSVAYELGLGNVLRWPIVSRSTLRDGLYHYDAIARLQDVQLAAPHGGDPAATGAPGSVEGIGSYIRLGPLGTALLPSETPRVLLIDELDKSDIDLPNDLLNVLEEGEFAIPELERVADRLPGGEAAVLTDDGTKARVRDGRVRCHAFPFVVLTSNGERDFPAPLMRRCIHLELGRPDHKRLATFVRAHLGDEAARVGDDLITHFLERSRSELVAADQLLNAIYLTDAAAPPSRDRLADLLIQRLDRPR; from the coding sequence ATGACCGATTCCAGCGAGTGGCTCATCTACCGAGGCGCAGGCGAACCCCACGACGGCCTGAACCGGCTTCCGGCCCCACCGCCGTGGCGTGACTTCGCGAGCCGGGACGCCGCCGGGAGCGACGGCGACGGCTCCGAGGACCGCAGGCTGGGCGCGTACCGGCATCTGGCCGAACTGCACCGGCCCGGCGCCGAGGAACTCGAAATGATCAACGCGGCGCTCTATCTGCGCCGGCCCCTGCTGGTCACCGGCAGCCCCGGCGCGGGCAAGAGCACGCTCGCGCACTCGGTGGCGTACGAACTCGGCCTCGGCAACGTCCTGCGCTGGCCGATCGTCAGCCGGTCCACGCTGCGGGACGGCCTCTACCACTACGACGCGATCGCCCGGCTCCAGGACGTGCAGCTCGCCGCGCCGCACGGTGGCGACCCGGCCGCGACCGGCGCCCCCGGTTCCGTCGAGGGCATCGGCAGCTACATCCGGCTCGGCCCGCTCGGCACCGCGCTGCTGCCCTCCGAGACCCCGCGCGTGCTGCTCATCGACGAGCTGGACAAGAGCGACATCGACCTGCCCAACGACCTCCTGAACGTCCTGGAGGAGGGCGAGTTCGCGATTCCCGAGCTGGAACGCGTCGCCGACCGGCTGCCCGGCGGCGAGGCCGCGGTGCTCACCGACGACGGCACCAAGGCGCGGGTGCGCGACGGCCGGGTGCGCTGCCACGCCTTCCCCTTCGTGGTGCTCACCAGCAACGGCGAGCGCGACTTCCCCGCCCCGCTGATGCGCCGCTGCATCCACCTCGAACTGGGCCGCCCGGACCACAAGCGGCTCGCCACCTTCGTACGCGCCCACCTGGGCGACGAGGCCGCGCGGGTCGGGGACGATCTGATCACCCACTTCCTGGAGCGCTCACGCAGCGAACTCGTCGCGGCCGACCAGCTGTTGAACGCCATCTACCTCACCGACGCCGCGGCCCCGCCCAGCCGGGACCGGCTCGCGGACCTGCTCATCCAGCGACTCGACCGCCCGAGGTGA
- a CDS encoding DUF6104 family protein: MYFTDRGIEELEKRRGEEEVTFEWLAEQLRTFVDLNPDFEVPVERLATWLARLDDEDEDDE, encoded by the coding sequence ATGTACTTCACCGACCGCGGCATCGAGGAACTAGAGAAGCGGCGCGGCGAGGAAGAGGTCACCTTCGAGTGGCTCGCCGAGCAGTTGCGTACGTTCGTCGACCTCAATCCGGACTTCGAGGTACCGGTGGAGCGGCTGGCGACCTGGCTGGCCCGACTGGACGACGAGGACGAGGACGACGAGTAG